DNA sequence from the Tissierella sp. MB52-C2 genome:
AATTGCTTGACAGTTTTTTTTATGAATGATATGCTGATTTTAGCGACAATATATGATAAGGAGTTTTTTATGATAAATAAAAAAAGTAAAAATATAATATTTATATATATTATACTTATCTTGATTATAATCACTTCTTTACTTATATTTAGAGATACAATTTTTCAAGATAAAAATAAAGATGATTTAAAAGTTTATAATCTCAAAAAACTTTGCAAAGTATGGGGCTATGTTAAATATACTCATCCTGCTTTTTTATTAGGTGAGAAAGATTGGGATGAAGAACTACTTAATTTAATCCCTATAATTGAGGAATCTAAAAATGAAAAAGAAGTTAATAATATACTTTATGATTGGTTTATAGGTCTTGGAGAAATAGACTATGGAAATTATCAAGGAAAATTCATAGAGTGGGAAATAGCAAAAGAAGAAGATAAAATAGTACAAGTTGATACAAATTGGATTAAAGGTAAATCATATTTGGGAGATTCCCTTTCGGAGGTACTATTAGAAATAAGGGAAATTCCAGAATTAGATAGAAGTAAAGCTCCTGTATTATTTGAAAAAGGTCTATCAACTTTTTTTGAAAATGAAAAAATTTATAAAGATATGGATTATAGTGATAGTAGATACCGTTTATTAAGCCTTTTTAGATTTTGGAATGCTATAGAATATTATTATCCCTATTTAGATATATTAGATGATGACTGGAATTTAATATTAGAAGAATATATAGAGATTATGTTAAGTGGAATAGATAAACATAGCTATAATCGGACTCTTGCTTCACTTTCAACAAAACTTCATGATGGACATACTTTTTTTTCAGGTACTCAATTAGAAGATGCGTTTGAATTCTATGAAATTGAATTTGGTAAATATATAGCTCCAGTATATTTAACAAAAGCTGAGGGGAAATATGTAGTTGAAAGAATTGACAATGAATATAAAGATACATGCCCTTTATTAGCTGGTGATATACCTATAGAAATAAATGGTAAAAAGATAGAAGATGTTATAGAAGATCTAAAGAAATATATATCTATTCCAAATAATGAAAAAATATTAAACCCAATGGGTAGCATGATTTTAATATCTCATGAAAAAATAATGAATATAACTGTGCTAAGAGATAATGATAAAATAGAATATGAGCTTAAAGGAATGCCTTTTAATTTATATAATTACAACAATATAGAAGAAGATTATAAAATTTTAGAAAGCAATATTGGACTTATAAATCCATCTAAATTAAAATTTGATGAAGTAGATATGATTATGAAAGACTTTAAAAATACTGATGGTATAATTATTGATTTACGACAATATCCTAAGAGTAGCTTTGGTTTTTTACAAGAATATTTATTTGATAAAAGAATACCATATGCTAGTTTCAGTATTCCATCAAGAGCAGTTCCAGGTGTATTTATAAATACAGAAAGGTTTGCAGAATTTTCTACAGAACTTATATATGAAAATCCTATAGTAATATTGATGGATGAAACTACCCAAAGTGCAGGTGAAACTTCTGTTTTAAGCCTTAGAGAAGCTTCTAATGTAACTGTTATGGGAGAAAATTCTATTGGAGCAAATGGAGATGTAAGTTTCATACAGCTTCCTTGTGGAAATGCAATATCTTTTTCAGCTATTGGAGTATATACAGCTGAAGGTAAACAGACTCAAAGAATAGGACTTAGTCCAGAAATCCATATAGAAAAAACTATAGAAGGAGTAAGGGAAGGTAGAGATGAGTATATAGAAGAAGCAATTAAATATATTTTGGAAAATAAATAGTTGTTTATAATAATCGTTGGAGATATTTGGAAAGGCACCGCCAGTAAAATAGCAGGATATATCCTGCTATTTTACATTTTTCTAAATAAACCTATAACTTTCCCTAATATAGATACATCTGTGCTATATATAGGTTTCATAAATTGATTTTCTGGTTGTAATCTTATTTTATCTTTTTCTTTAAAAAATCTTTTTATAGTTGCTTCTTCCTCAAGTAAAGCAACTACAATATCACCGTTTACTGCATATTTCTGTTCTTTAACTAAAACTAGATCTCCATCTAATATACCTGCATCGATCATACTTTCACCTTGGACTTTTAACATAAATACATCATAATCTTTTACAAATTCCAATGGAATAGGATAAGTATCTTCAATATTTTCTACAGCTAATATAGGGGAACCAGCAGTTACCCTTCCTACAATAGGTACATCTACAGTCTTTTTAGAAACAAGTAGAAAATCATCGTTTCTATCAAGAATTTCAATAGCTCTTGGCTTTGTAGGATCCTTTCTAATATAACCTTTAGATTCAAGTTTTTCTAAATG
Encoded proteins:
- a CDS encoding S41 family peptidase → MINKKSKNIIFIYIILILIIITSLLIFRDTIFQDKNKDDLKVYNLKKLCKVWGYVKYTHPAFLLGEKDWDEELLNLIPIIEESKNEKEVNNILYDWFIGLGEIDYGNYQGKFIEWEIAKEEDKIVQVDTNWIKGKSYLGDSLSEVLLEIREIPELDRSKAPVLFEKGLSTFFENEKIYKDMDYSDSRYRLLSLFRFWNAIEYYYPYLDILDDDWNLILEEYIEIMLSGIDKHSYNRTLASLSTKLHDGHTFFSGTQLEDAFEFYEIEFGKYIAPVYLTKAEGKYVVERIDNEYKDTCPLLAGDIPIEINGKKIEDVIEDLKKYISIPNNEKILNPMGSMILISHEKIMNITVLRDNDKIEYELKGMPFNLYNYNNIEEDYKILESNIGLINPSKLKFDEVDMIMKDFKNTDGIIIDLRQYPKSSFGFLQEYLFDKRIPYASFSIPSRAVPGVFINTERFAEFSTELIYENPIVILMDETTQSAGETSVLSLREASNVTVMGENSIGANGDVSFIQLPCGNAISFSAIGVYTAEGKQTQRIGLSPEIHIEKTIEGVREGRDEYIEEAIKYILENK
- the lexA gene encoding transcriptional repressor LexA, with translation MYEDLTQKQIEILLYIKSEVQRQGYPPSVRDICKGVDLKSTSTVHSHLEKLESKGYIRKDPTKPRAIEILDRNDDFLLVSKKTVDVPIVGRVTAGSPILAVENIEDTYPIPLEFVKDYDVFMLKVQGESMIDAGILDGDLVLVKEQKYAVNGDIVVALLEEEATIKRFFKEKDKIRLQPENQFMKPIYSTDVSILGKVIGLFRKM